Proteins encoded by one window of Nicotiana tabacum cultivar K326 chromosome 10, ASM71507v2, whole genome shotgun sequence:
- the LOC107763630 gene encoding E3 ubiquitin protein ligase RIE1-like isoform X2: MESYGTNGDSNLTFNGTLNAATNSTGAYRVRVENTLERMVESIVSVIRGLQETTAALTFLIRNNLALMIPESDDGLEDEEDEDDEQGILPSEELFKLHRYLKNVNAGWRARAFDLSIKLHKYESSTSLESNENCCICLDDYCDGEELAKTDCGHLYHVDCIKKWIERNKSCPICKRDALAILQV; this comes from the exons ATGGAGAGCTACGGAACTAATGGTGACAGCAACTTGACCTTCAACGGAACTCTTAATGCTGCTACTAATTCAACTGGTGCTTATAGGGTAAGAGTTGAAAATACTCTTGAACGGATGGTTGAGAGTATTGTGTCCGTGATCCGGGGACTGCAGGAAACAACAGCAGCGTTGACTTTCTTGATTCGAAATAATCTTGCTCTCATGATTCCA GAAAGTGATGATGGATTggaagacgaagaagatgaagatgatgagCAGGGTATTTTGCCTTCTGAG GAATTATTCAAACTACACAGGTATCTGAAAAATGTTAATGCTGGATGGAGAGCAAGAGCTTTTGATTTAAGCATTAAGCTGCATAAGTACGAGTCATCAACATCTCTTGAGAGCAACGAGAACTGCtgcatatgcttg GATGACTACTGCGACGGGGAAGAACTCGCAAAAACTGATTGTGGCCATCTATACCATGTTGATTGTATTAAAAAGTGGATCGAGCGCAATAAGTCTTGCCCCATTTGCAAGAGGGATGCATTGGCTATTCTACAAGTATAA